One region of Armatimonadota bacterium genomic DNA includes:
- the gltB gene encoding glutamate synthase large subunit yields MDDGIDIERDACGVGFVADVAGRRSHAILAQALAAVAHLRHRGAVSADGRTGDGAGVLTQLPYELLRRDLAFSLPPDRVAAGMVFLPRRDLGRARALVEQTLAAGGLPVVGWRAVPTDPDALGDHARGTRPEIAQVVVARPAGLDPDAFERVLYLCRRRIERCAQQAGLDLYIASLSGRTMVYKALLSSPALPRFYPDLTDPAYATALAVFHQRYSTNTFPSWRLAQPFRLLAHNGEINTLTGNVLWMRAREASLRSALWDEVLDDLRPVVQEGGSDSAMLDNVAELLALSGRRLPHVLAMLVPQAWEDAPGVDPAVRAFYAYHACLTEPWDGPAALAFSDGTVVGGALDRNGLRPARYLVTRDGRVILASEAGVLDIPPEEVAEKGRLGPGQMLVVDTARAQVTRDPDVKAGLARRQPYGEWVRRHLVSLPARPAGRAEVPGTDGVPLPVRQRAFGYTAEEVERILRPMVRERKDPVFSMGDDTPPAVLAQRPRLLYHYFKQRFAQVTNPPIDPLRERAVMSLAVLVGPRPSLLEETPEHARLLRLPSPVLLPDELRWICEHGPYRVRPLLARFPADRGVQGLRDALAELDDAAAQAAAAGELVLLRDGDIAAGWAPIPMLLAVGAVHHGLIRRGLRMQTAILVETAEAREVHHLACLVGYGASAVCPILALQTLAADPELPGPVAERWAAYRAALEAGLLKVMSKMGISTVSGYCGAQVFEAVGLCRGVVETYFSGTPSRLQGIGLEEIAADVLERHRAAWADPAGPLPDPGLVRFRRGGEYHAFNPYVVKAAHRAAREGTDAARAALDGLVTSRPPTALRDLLEPVPRSPIPLEEVEPAEAILRRFVISAMSFGALSREAHEALAIAANRVGARNNCGEGGEDPRRYGTEANSRIKQIASARFGVTPAYILSADELEIKMAQGSKPGEGGQLPGHKVSAEIARIRRAQPGITLISPPPHHDIYSIEDLAQLIYDLRAVHPRARVAVKLVASAGVGAIAAGVAKAGADTIQISGHDGGTGASPLDSIKNAGVPWELGLAEVQQVLVRNDLRARVRLRVDGGLKVGRDVVVAACLGADEFGFGTAAVVALGCVMARQCHLNTCPVGIATQREDLRRRFSGTPEMVVAYLRGVAEDVRRWLARLGVRSLEEVIGRVDLLRPRPVDHPRARTVDLRFLLTDPDPAGDRPRRAVAMTVPRPDSRLDRQILADISTALEQGRTVDLTYPITTADRAVGARLAGALAERYGDDGVAAGTITLRFRGSAGQSFGAFLVPGVTLILEGEANDYVGKGMAGGEIIIRPPAGFPLPSEHSVIMGNTVLYGATGGRLFAAGRAGERCAVRNSGAVVVVEGVGDHGCEYMTGGIVVVLGEVGRNFAAGMTGGVAYVLDEAGVLPARCNPEHVTWARLEDPDDEALVLRLLAEHARLTGSRRAEQILRRWDVCAPHIWKVTP; encoded by the coding sequence GTGGACGACGGCATCGACATCGAGCGAGACGCCTGCGGGGTGGGGTTTGTCGCCGACGTGGCCGGCCGCCGCAGCCACGCCATCCTCGCCCAGGCCCTGGCCGCCGTCGCCCACCTTCGCCACCGGGGGGCGGTGAGCGCCGACGGGCGCACCGGGGACGGCGCCGGGGTCCTGACCCAGCTGCCCTACGAACTGCTGCGCCGGGACCTGGCCTTCAGCCTGCCCCCGGACCGCGTGGCCGCCGGGATGGTCTTCCTGCCCCGGCGCGACCTCGGCCGGGCACGCGCGCTGGTGGAACAGACCCTGGCCGCCGGCGGCCTGCCCGTCGTCGGCTGGCGTGCAGTCCCCACAGACCCGGACGCGCTGGGGGACCACGCCCGCGGCACGCGGCCGGAGATCGCCCAGGTGGTGGTGGCGCGGCCGGCGGGCCTGGACCCGGACGCTTTCGAACGCGTCCTGTACCTGTGCCGGCGGCGGATCGAGCGGTGCGCGCAGCAGGCCGGCCTCGACCTGTACATCGCCTCCCTGTCGGGCCGGACCATGGTGTACAAGGCCCTGCTGTCCTCGCCGGCGCTGCCCCGCTTCTACCCGGACCTGACCGATCCCGCCTACGCCACGGCCCTGGCCGTCTTCCACCAGCGCTACAGCACCAACACCTTTCCCAGCTGGCGCCTGGCCCAGCCGTTCCGGCTGCTGGCCCATAACGGCGAGATCAACACGCTGACGGGCAACGTGCTGTGGATGCGCGCCCGGGAGGCCTCTCTGCGCTCGGCCCTGTGGGACGAGGTCCTCGACGACCTGCGCCCGGTGGTGCAGGAGGGGGGGAGCGACAGCGCGATGCTGGACAATGTCGCCGAACTGCTGGCGCTGTCCGGCCGCCGCCTGCCCCACGTCCTGGCGATGTTGGTCCCCCAGGCCTGGGAAGACGCGCCCGGCGTGGATCCGGCCGTGCGGGCGTTCTATGCGTACCACGCCTGTCTCACCGAACCCTGGGATGGCCCGGCCGCCCTGGCATTTTCCGACGGGACGGTGGTGGGGGGCGCCCTGGACCGCAACGGCCTGCGCCCGGCCCGATACCTGGTGACGCGCGACGGCCGGGTGATCCTGGCATCCGAGGCCGGCGTCCTGGACATCCCTCCCGAGGAAGTGGCGGAGAAAGGGCGCCTGGGTCCGGGGCAGATGCTGGTGGTCGACACCGCCCGCGCTCAGGTGACGCGCGATCCCGACGTCAAGGCCGGGCTGGCGCGCCGTCAGCCGTATGGCGAGTGGGTACGCCGCCACCTGGTCAGCCTGCCCGCGCGGCCGGCGGGGCGTGCGGAGGTGCCGGGAACCGACGGGGTGCCGCTGCCCGTCCGCCAGCGCGCCTTCGGGTACACCGCCGAAGAGGTGGAGCGTATCCTGCGCCCGATGGTCCGCGAGCGGAAGGACCCGGTCTTCTCCATGGGCGACGACACGCCGCCGGCGGTCCTGGCGCAGCGGCCGCGCCTGCTCTATCACTACTTCAAGCAGCGCTTCGCCCAGGTGACCAACCCGCCGATCGACCCCCTGCGGGAGCGGGCCGTCATGTCCCTGGCGGTCCTGGTGGGCCCGCGGCCGTCGCTGCTGGAGGAGACGCCCGAACACGCGCGCCTCCTGCGCCTGCCCTCGCCCGTGCTCCTGCCCGACGAGCTGCGGTGGATCTGCGAGCACGGCCCCTACCGGGTGCGGCCGCTGCTGGCGCGCTTTCCCGCCGATCGGGGGGTCCAGGGACTGCGGGACGCGCTGGCGGAACTGGACGACGCCGCCGCCCAGGCTGCGGCGGCCGGCGAGCTGGTCTTGCTGCGGGATGGAGACATCGCTGCCGGATGGGCGCCGATCCCGATGCTGCTGGCGGTGGGCGCCGTGCACCACGGGCTGATCCGGAGGGGGCTGCGGATGCAGACCGCCATCCTGGTCGAGACCGCCGAGGCGCGGGAGGTCCACCACCTGGCGTGTCTGGTGGGCTACGGCGCCAGCGCCGTGTGCCCGATCCTCGCCCTGCAGACGCTGGCGGCCGACCCCGAGCTGCCGGGCCCGGTGGCCGAGCGGTGGGCGGCCTACCGCGCGGCCCTGGAGGCCGGGCTGCTGAAGGTGATGTCCAAGATGGGGATCAGCACCGTCAGCGGCTACTGCGGCGCGCAAGTCTTCGAGGCCGTGGGCCTGTGCCGGGGCGTGGTGGAGACCTACTTCAGCGGGACGCCCTCGCGCCTACAAGGGATCGGGCTGGAGGAGATCGCCGCCGACGTCCTGGAGCGCCACCGGGCGGCGTGGGCCGACCCCGCGGGGCCGCTGCCGGACCCGGGCCTGGTCCGCTTCCGGCGGGGTGGCGAGTACCACGCCTTCAACCCCTACGTGGTGAAGGCCGCCCACCGGGCCGCCCGCGAAGGCACCGACGCCGCCCGCGCCGCCCTGGACGGCCTAGTGACCTCCCGTCCGCCCACGGCGCTGCGCGATTTGCTGGAGCCGGTCCCCCGGTCTCCCATCCCCCTGGAGGAGGTGGAGCCGGCCGAGGCCATCCTGCGCCGCTTCGTCATCTCGGCCATGTCCTTCGGGGCCCTGAGCCGGGAGGCCCACGAAGCTCTGGCCATCGCCGCCAACCGCGTGGGAGCCCGCAACAACTGCGGGGAAGGCGGGGAGGATCCCCGACGCTACGGCACCGAGGCGAACAGCCGCATCAAGCAGATCGCCTCGGCGCGCTTCGGGGTGACGCCGGCCTACATCCTGTCGGCCGACGAACTGGAGATCAAGATGGCCCAGGGCAGCAAGCCCGGCGAGGGCGGCCAGCTGCCCGGCCACAAGGTGTCCGCGGAGATTGCCCGCATCCGCCGGGCCCAGCCGGGCATCACCCTGATTTCGCCACCCCCCCACCACGACATCTACAGCATCGAGGACCTCGCCCAGCTCATCTACGACCTGCGGGCCGTCCACCCCCGCGCCCGGGTGGCGGTGAAACTGGTGGCGTCAGCGGGGGTGGGGGCCATCGCCGCGGGCGTCGCCAAGGCCGGCGCCGACACCATCCAGATCAGCGGCCACGACGGCGGCACCGGGGCCTCGCCCCTGGACTCCATCAAGAACGCCGGCGTGCCCTGGGAACTGGGGCTGGCGGAGGTGCAGCAGGTCCTGGTCCGCAACGACCTGCGGGCGCGGGTGCGGCTGCGGGTGGACGGCGGGTTGAAGGTCGGGCGGGATGTCGTGGTCGCCGCGTGCCTGGGAGCCGACGAGTTCGGCTTCGGGACGGCGGCGGTGGTGGCCCTGGGGTGCGTGATGGCGCGCCAGTGCCATCTCAACACGTGCCCGGTCGGCATCGCCACCCAGCGGGAGGACCTGCGCCGCCGCTTTTCGGGGACCCCCGAGATGGTGGTCGCCTACCTGCGGGGCGTCGCCGAGGACGTGCGCCGGTGGCTGGCCCGTCTGGGTGTCCGATCCCTGGAGGAGGTGATCGGGCGGGTGGACCTGCTGCGCCCCCGCCCGGTGGACCACCCGCGGGCCCGGACGGTGGACCTGAGGTTCCTCCTGACCGATCCCGATCCCGCCGGCGACCGACCACGCCGTGCCGTGGCGATGACCGTCCCCCGGCCCGACAGCCGGCTGGACCGCCAGATCCTGGCTGACATCAGCACCGCCCTGGAACAGGGCCGGACGGTGGACCTCACCTATCCCATCACCACCGCCGACCGCGCGGTGGGCGCCCGGCTGGCTGGCGCGCTGGCGGAGCGGTACGGGGACGACGGCGTGGCAGCGGGGACGATCACCCTGCGGTTTCGGGGCAGCGCCGGCCAGAGCTTCGGCGCGTTCCTGGTGCCGGGGGTCACCCTGATCCTGGAGGGGGAAGCCAACGACTACGTGGGCAAGGGGATGGCCGGCGGGGAGATCATCATCCGCCCGCCGGCGGGATTCCCCCTCCCCTCCGAGCACAGCGTCATCATGGGGAACACCGTCCTCTACGGTGCCACCGGGGGACGGCTGTTCGCCGCCGGCCGGGCGGGCGAGCGCTGTGCCGTGCGCAACAGCGGGGCGGTGGTCGTGGTGGAAGGGGTGGGAGACCACGGCTGCGAGTACATGACCGGCGGAATCGTCGTGGTCCTGGGCGAGGTCGGACGCAACTTCGCCGCGGGGATGACCGGCGGGGTCGCCTACGTGCTGGACGAGGCGGGCGTCCTGCCCGCGCGCTGCAACCCCGAGCACGTGACCTGGGCGCGCCTGGAAGATCCCGACGACGAGGCGCTGGTCCTCAGGCTGCTGGCCGAACACGCCCGGCTGACGGGCAGCCGCCGGGCCGAGCAGATCCTGCGGCGGTGGGACGTGTGCGCCCCGCACATCTGGAAGGTGACGCCCC
- a CDS encoding DUF488 domain-containing protein, with protein MIGLKRVYDPPSLADGKRFLVDRLWPRGLSAAALRIDGWLKDVAPSDALRRWFGHDPRRWDEFVRRYHAELDARPEAWAPLASAAREGPITLLFSARDTEHNNAVALRAYLLGRLTAGPRRRGRRGASAGRSDR; from the coding sequence GTGATCGGCCTCAAGCGCGTCTACGACCCCCCGTCTTTGGCCGACGGGAAGCGGTTTCTGGTGGACCGCCTGTGGCCGCGGGGCCTCAGCGCCGCCGCGCTGCGAATCGACGGGTGGCTGAAGGATGTCGCACCCAGCGACGCTCTGCGGCGCTGGTTCGGCCACGACCCTCGCCGGTGGGACGAGTTCGTCCGCCGCTACCACGCCGAGCTCGACGCCCGCCCCGAGGCCTGGGCGCCCCTGGCGTCGGCGGCGCGGGAAGGCCCGATTACCCTGCTGTTCTCGGCCCGGGACACCGAGCACAACAACGCCGTGGCGCTGCGGGCGTACCTGCTGGGGCGGCTGACGGCTGGTCCGCGGCGGAGGGGACGGCGCGGGGCCTCCGCCGGGCGTTCTGACCGTTGA